One Rhizoctonia solani chromosome 1, complete sequence DNA window includes the following coding sequences:
- a CDS encoding kinase domain protein yields the protein MATLVHTMSSSQASPIFSEHPSNPLHVSSSDVANTTYVRQARLSMSGKGKTVTRTIYAGATPKPRQRKARNSRGLGDDVSSDEIQIHQVVGDESEVAKDPEEDETEPDDAPMNDLDAAADSTELVEGVENVDPDELSEEEAEEHHGLVQQVIEPRLATSNPFWDDGEGEADVTVTFPRPANPLEDEGGDEDAEGEDDEEYLNSKREEAVVVEEMEQEDLDPDEESSEDEADSLATKDEMERHYINTEMNQLRERVQGLEGNYQLVDRLGEGTFSSVYKAIDLRFSKYDNREWNTSLGYADYPILLASTPHSSKPRSTQYTPAFERRGRVFVAIKRIYVTSSPQRIANEIELMEAARGCRHVGQLITAFRDEDQVVCVMPFHRSVDFRDYFQSLPMRTMQTYFRHLFRALRDIHARDIVHRDVKPANFLFDPKAGPDGTGWGVLCDFGLAQRVDYPERTQCLHTPPTKDKPHGTRIKPSAHELTALNRKLTLANRAGTRGFRAPEVLFKCESQTVALDVWSAGIILLACLSGKFPLFNSNDDTEALAEIAAIVGRNKMEKCAMLHNRTFLTNIPSICKDKPRTWTELVQDMNPKLAQPPPTWPEAEKVEHERMVKDALELLEQCLHLDATKRITARDALRCRFLRDRKLPPDDALAPHPPGQGVCAKLHCLDATDESGQSWCVQVRTGASRVVRADDPDAGASVRRHASTISAGRPGS from the exons ATGGCCACTCTTGTGCACACCATGTCGAGCTCACAAGCATCCCCTATATTCTCTGAGCATCCTTCCAATCCTCTCCATGTCAGTTCATCCGATGTTGCCAACACCACCTACGTACGCCAAGCCCGCCTCAGCATGTCTGGAAAAGGCAAGACAGTTACTCGGACAATCTATGCCGGTGCGACACCCAAGCCACGGCAACGCAAGGCTCGGAATAGCCGAGGGCTAGGAGACGACGTGAGCAGTGATGAAATCCAAATCCATCAAGTAGTAGGCGATGAATCTGAGGTTGCAAAAGACCCCGAAGAGGATGAAACGGAACCGGATGATGCACCTATGAACGACTTGGATGCTGCAGCCGACTCGACCGAGCTCGTCGAAGGGGTGGAAAACGTAGATCCTGATGAGCTAAGTGAAGAGGAGGCTGAGGAACACCATGGCTTGGTTCAACAAGTGATCGAACCTCGTTTGGCCACGAGCAACCCCTTCTGGGACGACGGGGAAGGAGAGGCCGACGTTACTGTTACGTTTCCTCGACCTGCCAATCCATTAGAAGATGAAGGCGGCGATGAAGACGCCGAGGGGGAGGATGACGAAGAATATTTGAATTCCAAACGAGAGGAGGCGGTCGTAGTCGAAGAGATGGAACAGGAGGATCTTGATCCGGACGAAGAATCATCTGAGGATGAAGCAGATTCGCTCGCAACCAAGGACGAAATGGAGCGGCATTATATCAATACTGAGATGAACCAGCTAAGAGAGCGCGTGCAAGGTCTGGAGGGAAATTATCAACTTGTGGACCGCTTAGGAGAAG GTACATTCTCGTCCGTCTACAAGGCGATCGACCTTAGATTTTCCAAGTACGACAACAGAGAGTGGAATACGAGCTTAGGTTATGCCGACTATCCCATCCTCCTTGCTTCGACCCCACACTCGTCCAAGCCGAGATCAACCCAATACACTCCAGCCTTCGAGCGGCGAGGGCGAGTTTTTGTTGCCATTAAGCGCATCTATGTGACCTCGTCTCCACAACGGATTGCCAACGAGATTGAACTCATGGAGGCCGCGCGCGGATGCCGCCACGTAGGCCAGCTAATCACAGCTTTTCGAGACGAAGACCAGGTGGTATGTGTGATGCCGTTCCATCGGAGTGTTGACTTTCGA GACTATTTCCAGAGCCTCCCGATGCGTACAATGCAGACTTACTTCCGCCACTTGTTCCGCGCACTTCGGGACATCCATGCACGGGATATTGTCCATCGAGACGTCAAGCCTGCGAATTTCTTGTTCGATCCTAAAGCTGGCCcagatggcacagggtggggTGTGTTGTGTGATTTTGGCCTTGCCCAG CGTGTGGATTATCCCGAGCGAACCCAATGTCTTCATACACCTCCAACCAAAGACAAACCTCATGGTACACGAATCAAGCCATCTGCACACGAATTGACAGCTCTTAATCGCAAACTAACCTTG GCGAATCGAGCAGGAACAAGAGGGTTTCGTGCACCCGAGGTGCTCTTCAAGTGCGAATCACAGACCGTGG CCCTGGATGTGTGGTCAGCTGGTATTATCCTTCTCGCCTGCCTAAGTGGCAAGTTCCCTCTGTTCAATTCGAATGACGACACCGAAGCATTGGCGGAAATTGCGGCGATTGTGGGGCGGAATAAAATGGAAAAATGCGCTATGTTGCATA ATCGAACATTCCTTACCAACATCCCTTCGATATGCAAAGACAAACCTCGAACATGGACCGAACTCGTGCAGGACATGAACCCCAAGCTCGCCCAGCCTCCCCCTACATGGCCCGAGGCTGAGAAAGTCGAGCATGAACGGATGGTCAAAGATGCGCTGGAATTACTCGAACAATGCTTACACCTGGATGCGACCAAACGGATCACTGCACGAGACGCACTGAGGTGCCGGTTTCTACGGGACCGGAAGCTTCCACCAGACGACGCGTTGGCTCCCCACCCGCCTGGACAGGGTGTATGCGCAAAACTGCACTGCTTGGACGCGACGGACGAAAGCGGGCAATCGTGGTGCGTTCAAGTTAGGACCGGCGCCTCGAGAGTGGTTCGTGCGGATGATCCGGACGCCGGTGCATCGGTAAGGCGCCATGCAAGTACCATATCGGCTGGGAGACCTGGGAGTTAG
- a CDS encoding cryptochrome-2, protein MLATMTPKPRVLHWFRTDLRTHDAPALRAGLALKPEVWYPVWCWDPEYVYSIGLTRLNNKSKLLVIRGSPYTVLPKLFHDWKITHLVYELDTGGYAQERDKRVREIATKSKVEVIDVLGHSLYHPAEVLEKNGGKATTTITQWQKVNDMPISKQSTLTRTGKAASKLGSVPRPVAAPRELISPGDLHLNSLSREDHPVNREHDLNEKTRIGPVTCFDTLIGPKGDFAIPTLEELGYPKPTTTIRGGEKEGRTRLFAFNKEDNGNRAALFEKPKTSPGIPGPFGTSELNNEHKEHFGTDSQEDEGEFDHVSEDTQIDVTRPSTTLMSPYLKFGCVGVRECYWSWHDILVNAPKSAKKPENLLGQLEFRDMYYTAELAVGGTTFARVQGNSICRRVAFHKVRRYIPWRCQTVYSDDGDQVIPRPKDDQHPQAEEWLAAWAEGRTGFPWIDALMRQLREEGWMHHLGRHSVACFLTRGQCYISWERGAEVFDEYLIDWDPASNYGNWMWLSCSAFFSQFLRVYGVATWPSKFDKTGALVRKYIPELRKFPDQYIYEPWLAPKSVQREAGCIIGIDYPAPMLDEKEEKNRNIERMRAAYQAGLYGDSPKVLSGNAVIELPNKPEEGEESKAGTKRKADKSAAAITLAGFTVLPLHLQGSVEHFLYLRQNQSGSNIIDASAKPNGRTVFLVNVPCDATERDLISLFKSAGTIERVMFGQQLTMPNEDVEEEQEEQEEQEEVEGNNDRANSKSKSKPKTSLPPKPTPLIDTSIRSSSVSGRTAHVVFLDESSLSRALSLPSSSKNPLSWPPADTSAEPRGLGLYLKRHQLLRPALDAVSTHVDTFMQHFDFEQNAKRAAAASQYKKGVPIVDDDGFELVTRGGAYGKTVGGGVGVASKKFELAAKRGELTAGKKRKKGRDKSKDLEGLYAHEQREKKRKSFMELRERFEEDKKKVAKLKSTRRFKPY, encoded by the exons ATGCTTGCGACCATGACACCCAAACCTCGAGTCTTGCACTGGTTTCGCACCGACCTCAGAACACATGATGCTCCGGCTCTTCGCGCTGGGCTGGCTCTAAAGCCCGAGGTTTGGTATCCTGTCTGGTGCTGGGATCCTGAATATGTT TACTCCATAGG CCTCACCCGGCTCAATAACAAGTCAAAACTACTCGTGATTCGCGGTAGTCCTTATACTGTCTTACCTAAACTATTTCATGACTGGAAGATAACTCACCTAGTTTATGAACTG GACACCGGGGGTTATGCTCAAGAACGCGACAAACGTGTGCGAGAAATTGCAACCAAAAGCAAGGTTGAGGTAATAGATGTTCTTGGGCATAGCTTGTACCATCCCGCCGAAGTCCTTGAAAAGAATGGAGGAAAGGCCACTACGACCATTACTCAGTGGCAAAAGGTAAATGATATGCCTATTTCTAAACAATCTACTTTAACGCGTACCGGAAAGGCTGCTTCGAAGCTCGGCTCTGTACCACGTCCTGTTGCAGCCCCAAGAGAGCTAATCTCTCCAGGAGATTTGCACCTTAACTCACTGTCTCGTGAGGACCATCCAGTGAACCGGGAGCACGATTTGAACGAAAAGACAAGAATTGGTCCAGTTACGTGTTTTG ATACGCTCATTGGTCCCAAAGGTGACTTTGCTATACCAACCCTCGAAGAGCTGGGCTATCCAAAACCGACCACCACCATACGCGGCGGAGAAAAAGAGGGCAGGACTCGTTTGTTTGCGTTCAATAAAGAAGATAATGGGAACCGCGCCGCTCTGTTCGAGAAACCTAAAACTAGTCCCGGTATACCAGGACCATTTGGAACGTCTGAGCTAAACAATGAGCACAAGGAGCATTTTGGGACAGATTCACAGGAAGATGAAGGAGAATTCGACCATGTTTCAGAAGATACACAGATTGATGTTACAAGGCCTTCAACTACTTTGATGTCGCCTTACCTTAAATTTGGTTGTGTCGGTGTGCGGGAATGTTATTGGTCCTGGCATGATATTTTAGT AAACGCTCCCAAGTCAGCTAAAAAACCCGAGAATCTGCTTGGTCAATTAGAATTCAG GGATATGTATTATACCGCTGAGCTCGCTGTTGGTGGTACAACCTTCGCGCGTGTGCAAGGAAATTCCATATGCCGGCGAGTGGCTTTCCATAAAGTTCGGCG CTACATCCCATGGCGCTGCCAGACCGTCTATTCTGATGACGGTGATCAAGTTATTCCCAGACCCAAGGATGATCAACACCCTCAAGCAGAAGAATGGCTGGCAGCTTGG GCTGAAGGACGAACTGGCTTCCCATGGATAGATGCACTCATGCGGCAGCTACGTGAAGAGGGATGGATGCATCATTTAGGAAGGCATTCTGTCGCTTGTTTTCTTACCCGTGGCCAGTGTTATATTAGTTGGGAGCGTGGTGCTGAGGTCTTTGATG AATATCTTATCGACTGGGATCCTGCATCCAACTACGGAAATTGGATGTGGCTTTCATGCAGCGCATTCTTT TCACAATTCCTTCGTGTTTATGGTGTCGCAACATGGCCTTCAAAATTCGACAAGACCGGAGCCCTCGTTCGTAAATATATTCCAGAACTACGAAAATTTCCTGATCAG TACATATATGAACCATGGCTTGCTCCCAAATCTGTGCAAAGAGAAGCTGGATGCATTATCGGAATAGATTATCCAGCACCCATGTTGGACGAGAAGGAAGAGAAGAATCGAAATATCGAAAGGATGAGGGCTGCGTACCAGGCCGGTTTGTACGGGGATTCGCCTAAAGTTCTCTCTGGGAATGCGGTTATCGAACTCCCTAATAAGCCGGAGGAGGGTGAAGAAAGCAAAGCTGGCACAAAGCGGAAAGCGGATAAGAGCGCAGCTG CTATAACTTTGGCGGGCTTTACGGTCCTTCCCCTACACCTTCAAGGATCCGTGGAGCATTTTCTATACCTCCGGCAAAACCAGTCTGGGTCAAATATCATCGACGCTAGTGCGAAACCTAATGGCAGGACTGTATTCCTAGTCAACGTTCCTTGTGATGCAACAGAGAGAGATCTCATTTCCCTGTTCAAGTCCGCAGGAACTATCGAAAGAGTCATGTTCGGCCAACAACTGACTATGCCAAACGAGGATGTtgaggaggagcaagaggaaCAAGAGGAGCAGGAGGAAGTAGAAGGGAACAACGATAGGGCCAACTCCAaatccaaatccaaacccAAAACTTCACTTCCTCCCAAGCCAACTCCGCTAATCGACACCTCAATTCGCAGCTCTAGTGTCTCTGGAAGGACGGCACACGTCGTATTCCTGGACGAATCTTCGCTGAGTCGTGCGCTGTCCCTTCCGTCCTCTTCCAAGAATCCGCTGTCCTGGCCTCCTGCAGATACCTCAGCCGAACCAAGAGGATTGGGGCTGTACCTCAAGCGACACCAATTGTTGCGTCCTGCGCTTGATGCTGTATCGACACACGTCGATACTTTCATGCAGCACTTCGACTTTGAGCAGAATGCCAAGCGTGCTGCTGCTGCGTCTCAATACAAGAAGGGCGTACCTATTGTTGACGACGATGGATTCGAGCTTGTCACTCGGGGAGGTGCGTACGGCAAGACGGTTGGGGGCGGGGTGGGTGTAGCCAGCAAGAAATTCGAGTTGGCGGCCAAGCGTGGGGAGCTTACCGcggggaagaagagaaagaaGGGAAGGGATAAATCCAAGGACCTTGAAGGACTGTACGCTCATGAACAGCGCGAAAAGAAACGCAAAT CATTTATGGAATTGCGTGAAAGGTTCGAAGAAGACAAGAAGAAAGTTGCTAAGCTCAAGTCTACCAGGCGATTCAAGCCTTATTAA
- a CDS encoding 20S proteasome subunit codes for MKEEREIQPKAFAHLVSSTLYERRFGPFFIEPVIAGLTPGPDPKPFIAATDLIGCLTLPDDFVVSGTASDKLFGVAESLWEPDLEPEDLFETISQTLLNAVDRDAYSGWGAIVHVITPDKVITRTLKGRMD; via the exons ATGAAGGAGGAGCGAGAGATACAACCCAAAGCATTTGCTCACTTGGTCAGCTCAACTCTTTACGAACGGAG ATTTGGACCTTTCTTTATTGAGCCCGTGATTGCTGGTCTCACACCTGGCCCTGATCCCAAACCATTTATTGCGGCCACTGACCTTATTGGATGTTTGACACTACCCGAT GATTTCGTGGTAAGCGGGACTGCAAGCGATAAATTGTTCGGAGTTGCTGAGAGTCTCTGGGAACCGGATCTG GAACCTGAGGACCTTTTTGAAACCATCTCGCAAACACTTCTTAACGCTGTGGATCGTGATGCGTATTCAGGCTGGGGAGCGATTGTGCATGTGAT AACTCCTGACAAGGTTATCACTCGAACGTTGAAGGGGCGTATGGATTAA
- a CDS encoding 20S proteasome subunit, whose translation MSNLNEKVSAGSDVSDTSLQAPNDPIQAPLSGQTGSSTEPISPTSGPEFFELRRDNGSLHSLAQPQTNPIVTSPGYEFDDAIWDTYLKNVNDRLKAGITLRRPLPLWIVIRVLRAGWMRDGTWYGPSPSPAGPIETSSAMPETPALTPNAFLNEISGGRNNTGDATSGRVYASRRVRTPGWNEAALEVERIMQAVEAETK comes from the exons ATGTCTAATTTGAACGAAAAAGTATCAGCGGGTAGCGATGTTAGTGACACCAGTCTTCAAGCGCCGAATGATCCTATACAAGCACCTCTCTCTGGCCAGACTGGCTCTTCCACCGAACCCATATCTCCTACATCCGGCCCCGAATTTTTCGAACTCAGACGAGACAATGGCTCGCTGCACAGCCTAGCACAACCTCAGACCAATC CAATTGTAACCTCGCCTGGTTATGAATTTGATGATGCTATTTGGGACACATACCTTAAAAATGTCAATGACCGACTGAAGGCTGGTATCACACTGAGGAGGCCACTTCCTCTCTGGATTGTT ATCCGGGTTCTGCGCGCGGGCTGGATGAGGGATGGGACTTGGTATGGTCCAAGTCCTTCGCCAGCTGGACCGATTGAGACTTCGTCAGCTATGCCGGAAACGCCTGCTCTTACGCCCAATGCATTTCTAAACGAAATATCCGGGGGTAGGAACAACACgggagatgcaacaagtGGCCGTGTGTATGCATCCAGGAGGGTTCGCACCCCGGGATGGAATGAGGCTGCACTTGAAGTGGAGCGTATCATGCAAGCAGTCGAAGCTGAGACCAAATGA
- a CDS encoding beta-lactamase superfamily protein, translating into MCLGGIYPSLVIHESTNAWIPPDVDRRQLYGGARKTPQSVREKAISKGHSTPDMAGAFARSVQAERLALIHFSDMFPNPSPSDPIMREIARQATVAWGRRDASAIAAHDLFWIDIPQRPVEPSGSPESNQAPVQVELYVKPTFGTTHWNQTNR; encoded by the exons ATGTGTCTCGGAGGAATCTATCCGTCTCTTGTGATACACGAATCCACGAACGCTTGGATACCCCCAGATGTAGATCGCCGTCAACTATATGGAGGGGCACGAAAGAC ACCCCAATCAGTTCGTGAAAAAGCCATCAGCAAGGGGCACTCGACCCCTGATATGGCTGGAGCCTTCGCTCGCTCGGTCCAAGCAGAGAGACTAGCCCTTATCCATTTTAGTGATAT GTTCCCAAACCCTTCACCGAGCGATCCAATTATGCGTGAAATCGCCCGACAAGCCACCGTTGCTTGGGGAAGACGCGATGCTAGCGCCATCGCAGCCCATGATTTATTCTGGATCGATATTCCTCAAAGGCCGGTTGAACCCTCTGGGTCTCCAGAGAGCAACCAAGCACCAGTTCAAGTGGAATTGTATGTGAAACCCACCTTTGGGACGACCCATTGGAACCAGACCAACCGATGA
- a CDS encoding peptide-N(4)-(N-acetyl-beta-glucosaminyl)asparagine amidase A: MSSVHSTWFTSFEASYTQKQSAALTFIRWTVNICLLSLSWFASGVTRFNDLLSEVTFRADCDISLTKECKMFNNKLPYLLSLPGLVLSFGGSRPEIYTRQSTNSTTPLVNFQVSQPPITPKIGKTCTVQLFRRTFANSYYRPEIVEYEHAKYFLVAPNECGDIGKWAGISLNWTATSQGRQYDRLAGNVEIWRTSTAEPTTAGIIWTQLKDVTKYIPLFSRPGRMIVDLNNIVDESLGLNGEYDGEYRIGQTAFTEPKHAPKSDLVIPLSNLSPDQANYAAVPPTLNNTVKFPRNAAKAFVEVFASGNSAEEFWYFNLADSWVSKLPSGTTYGKGAYREVRLLVDGKLAGVVNPYPVIFTGGFIPTMWRPISAYGSFDQPTYSIDLTPFIPLLSDGANHTISIDVVAGKAASADHSINGNWYVSGNIQVFLDSSSEPTTGKITSYTAPGYSTSDVKGIAASNDVNVTETASRTLHIEAEVKTGSGKTTKVVWSQDLNFKNVQSYLNNATRQIVDQVSSGKSISTHNGIPIISDDYNYPLNIDFLLVAENNASGWNTILDHSFNRKRLSTGSFLTAPNGTRVVANGTAIQDFSYRDAKLNTYQRHVEARNSDVTSDSQNGTLTSTWPWSRSKLPKGASGAHSDYVARLPIARDADIIF, translated from the exons ATGTCATCCGTACATAGCACTTGGTTCACGTCGTTCGAAGCATCGTATACTCAGAAGCAGTCGGCAGCCCTTACCTTTATAAGATGGACTGTCAACATTTGCTTGCTCTCCTTGTCGTGGTTCGCCTCTGGGGTCACACGTTTTAACGACCTGCTGTCCGAGGTCACTTTCCGCGCCGATTGCGACATTTCATTGACCAAGGAGTGCAAGAtgttcaacaacaagctCCCGTATTTATTGTCCCTTCCGGGTCTTGTTCTTTCATTTGGTGGCTCTCGACCTGAAATTTACACTCGCCAATCAACCAACAGCACGACTCCACTAGTCAATTTTCAAGTTTCTCAGCCCCCTATTACGCCTAAAATCGGGAAAACCTGCACTGTTCAACTGTTCCGCCGCACTTTCGCAAACAGCTACTATCGACCTGAAATTGTTGAATACGAG CATGCAAAATATTTTCTGGTAGCCCCCAACGAATGTGGTGACATTGGGAAATGGGCGGGTATTAGTCTGAATTGGACCGCTACATCTCAAGGC CGCCAATACGATCGACTTGCTGGG AATGTTGAGATTTGGCGCACGTCCACGGCCGAACCAACTACAGCCGGAATTATCTGGACGCAG CTTAAAGATGTTACCAAGTACATCCCATTATTCTCTCGTCCGGGGCGAATGATCGTAGATCTCAATAACATTGTGGATGAGAGCCTCGGTCTCAATGGCGAATATGATGGCGAGTACCGAATTGGTCAAACAGCCTTTACTGAACCCAAACA CGCACCAAAATCTGACCTGGTCATCCCATTATCCAACCTCTCACCAGACCAAGCAAATTATGCAGCAGTTCCTCCCACGCTCAAT AATACCGTCAAATTTCCTCGCAACGCTGCCAAGGCATTTGTTGAAGTCTTTGCTTCTGGAAACTCGGCTGAAGAGTTTTGG TACTTCAACCTTGCTGACAGCTGGGTTTCTAAGTTACCCAGTGGAACCACTTACGGCAAAGGGGCCTACCGTGAA GTTCGTCTTTTGGTCGATGGAAAATTGGCTGGTGTTGTCAATCCATATCCCGTCATCTTCACGGGAGGTTTTATTCCGACAATGTGGAG ACCTATTTCAGCCTATGGATCCTTCGATCAACCCACGTATTCAATTGATCTTACGCCATTCATTCCGCTACTCTCAGATGGTGCCAACCATACCATTTCAATTGATGTTGTCGCTGGCAAAGCAGCGTCAGCAGACCATTCTATCAACG GCAACTGGTACGTTTCTGGCAACATCCAG GTGTTCCTGGACAGCTCTTCAGAGCCTACTACCGGAAAAATCACTTCCTATACCGCTCCGGGCTACAGTACCTCGGATGTCAAGGGCATTGCAGCTTCTAACGACGTCAATGTCACAGAAACTGCCTCCCGTACACTTCACATCGAGGCCGAAGTAAAGACGGGCAGTGGCAAGACAACCAAGGTGGTGTGGTCACAAGATCTCAACTTCAAAAACGTTCAAAGTTATTTGAACAACGCAACCCGTCAAATCGTTGACCAGGTTAGCTCCGGAAAGTCCATCTCCACCCACAACGGCATTCCTATCATTAGCGATGACTACAA TTACCCCTTGAACATCGACTTCCTGCTTGTGGCCGAAAACAACGCTTCGGGCT GGAACACAATCTTGGACCACAGCTTCAACCGCAA GCGACTCTCAACTGGGTCATTCCTTACTGCTCCAAACGGAACCCGCGTTGTCGCTAACGGGACAGCGATCCAAGACTTCAGCTATCGGGACGCGAAACTCAATACCTACCAGCGTCATGTTGAAGCACGCAACTCGGATGTCACATCTGACAGCCAGAACGGCACTCTTACTTCGACCTGGCCTTGGTCTCGGAGTAAGCTTCCCAAGGGTGCATCTGGTGCTCACAGCGATTACGTTGCCCGTCTACCAATCGCGCGCGATGCGGACATCATTTTCTAG